A DNA window from Sediminitomix flava contains the following coding sequences:
- a CDS encoding L-histidine N(alpha)-methyltransferase, producing the protein MAIYRNKISEINLSEFGKEVLEGFSQSPKSISSKFFYNDKGSQIFREIMDMPEYYLTNCEFEILQNKGNTIFEACQFDQTYRVVELGAGDGLKTTELLRHFLTQDLSFNFSPIDISSGAIQTLEAKLKKSLPKLKFDSLIGDYYKELHKLSQTGTPTLLLFLGSNIGNYKDSEVIDLLKLFASNLKKGDKLLTGFDLKKNPQTIKLAYDDPKGITRAFNMNLLDRMQEELGAEIDQSKFDFYSHYDPISGEVKSYLVSIEKQDIFFRNLQQHISFEKNELIYTELSKKYDLEQIEKLAAQTGFEVVEHFFDSKGYFVDSLWKRS; encoded by the coding sequence ATGGCAATTTACAGGAATAAGATTAGCGAGATCAATTTAAGCGAATTCGGAAAAGAAGTTTTAGAAGGGTTTTCTCAAAGTCCTAAGTCTATTTCATCCAAATTTTTCTATAATGACAAAGGCAGTCAAATTTTTAGAGAAATTATGGATATGCCTGAATATTACCTTACCAACTGTGAGTTTGAAATTCTTCAAAATAAAGGGAATACAATTTTTGAAGCTTGTCAATTTGATCAAACTTATCGAGTTGTAGAGCTAGGGGCAGGGGATGGTCTTAAAACAACAGAGCTTTTGCGTCATTTTTTAACACAGGATCTTTCATTCAACTTTAGCCCGATAGATATTTCAAGCGGAGCAATTCAAACTTTGGAAGCAAAACTAAAAAAGAGTCTTCCAAAACTTAAGTTTGATTCTCTAATAGGAGACTATTACAAAGAACTGCATAAACTTTCACAGACAGGTACGCCTACTTTATTATTATTCTTGGGTAGTAATATTGGTAATTATAAGGATAGTGAAGTGATAGACTTGTTAAAGTTATTTGCTAGCAATCTAAAGAAAGGAGATAAGTTGCTAACAGGTTTTGACCTCAAGAAAAATCCACAAACGATTAAGCTTGCTTATGATGACCCAAAAGGAATAACTAGGGCATTTAACATGAATCTTTTAGATCGTATGCAAGAAGAATTAGGGGCGGAAATAGATCAATCAAAATTTGACTTTTATAGTCACTACGATCCAATTTCGGGAGAAGTCAAAAGTTATTTGGTAAGTATTGAGAAGCAAGATATCTTCTTTAGAAATTTACAACAACATATCAGCTTTGAGAAAAATGAGTTAATCTATACAGAGTTATCCAAAAAATACGACCTAGAACAGATCGAGAAATTAGCAGCTCAAACAGGTTTTGAA
- the egtB gene encoding ergothioneine biosynthesis protein EgtB, producing the protein MELFTTHDTLVRYLEIRNYTESLCEPLHTEDYIPQPAVFVSPPKWHLGHTTWFFEEFILKKHLGGYKVFHPKFSFLFNSYYNLVGDRVERANRGVLTRPSVKEVFEYRKYVDQKITELFQSNPENINELETLLELGLNHEQQHQELFITDTKYTLSLNPLKPEVYPNTKINKPLEAKKQWLKLDEGIYDIGFEGDGFCYDNELGRHKVFLHSYEITDWLVTNREYVQFIEDDGYERFDLWLDEGWAWRKESEVDAPLYWKKIEGKWFTYTLAGMKELDLDATLSHVSYYEAAAFAEWKGMRLPTEFEWEAASDQFNWGTRWEWTNSAYLPYPKFAKAEGAIGEYNGKFMINQMVLRGASVATSPNHSRKTYRNFFHPHYQWQFTGIRLARSI; encoded by the coding sequence TTGGAACTTTTTACTACTCACGATACACTTGTACGGTATCTAGAAATTCGAAATTATACTGAGTCGCTTTGTGAACCACTCCATACCGAAGATTACATTCCTCAACCAGCTGTTTTTGTTAGTCCTCCAAAATGGCATTTAGGACATACAACATGGTTTTTTGAGGAGTTTATTTTGAAGAAGCATTTGGGGGGTTATAAAGTTTTTCACCCTAAATTCTCTTTTTTATTCAATAGTTACTACAACCTTGTTGGCGATAGAGTCGAGAGAGCTAATAGAGGTGTGTTGACTCGCCCAAGCGTAAAAGAAGTCTTTGAATACAGAAAATACGTTGACCAGAAAATAACCGAGTTATTCCAATCTAACCCCGAAAATATAAACGAATTAGAAACGCTTTTAGAGCTTGGTTTAAATCATGAACAACAACACCAAGAGCTTTTTATCACAGATACAAAATATACACTTAGTCTCAATCCTTTAAAACCAGAAGTCTATCCGAATACAAAAATCAACAAGCCTTTAGAGGCTAAAAAGCAATGGTTGAAGCTCGATGAAGGAATTTATGATATCGGATTTGAAGGTGACGGATTTTGTTATGATAATGAGTTAGGAAGGCATAAAGTTTTTCTTCATTCTTATGAAATAACTGATTGGTTGGTGACGAATCGTGAATACGTTCAGTTTATAGAAGATGATGGTTATGAACGATTTGATTTGTGGTTGGATGAAGGATGGGCGTGGCGCAAGGAAAGTGAGGTAGATGCTCCTTTGTATTGGAAGAAGATAGAAGGGAAGTGGTTTACTTACACGCTAGCAGGTATGAAAGAATTGGATTTGGATGCTACCTTATCTCATGTGAGTTATTATGAAGCTGCTGCTTTTGCAGAATGGAAAGGCATGAGACTTCCAACAGAGTTTGAATGGGAAGCGGCTTCTGACCAATTTAACTGGGGTACTCGTTGGGAATGGACTAACAGTGCTTACTTACCTTATCCTAAATTTGCTAAAGCTGAAGGCGCAATAGGCGAATACAATGGGAAATTCATGATAAATCAAATGGTACTTAGGGGCGCTTCAGTTGCTACTTCTCCTAACCATAGTAGAAAAACATATAGAAACTTTTTTCACCCACATTACCAATGGCAATTTACAGGAATAAGATTAGCGAGATCAATTTAA
- the proC gene encoding pyrroline-5-carboxylate reductase: MEISNIAIIGGGNLGKSIANGLLNSEFLSAENLYVTRRKLEKLNDLKERGVNTTNDNVFAAQQANLIILAIKPFQIKDVLTELNTVLDPKKHVLVSVVTGASLEDMQSVVGKEIGLFRAMPNTAIAISESMTCISTNNTSPEEQATVVDLFSQLGKAVIIDDSLMAAATVLGACGIAYAMRFIRAASQGGIEIGFGAEISQLIASQTVKGAASLLLESGLHPEQEIDKVTTPQGCTIAGLNEMEHQGFSSSLIKGVKTSFNKISDIEEDV; encoded by the coding sequence ATGGAAATATCAAACATTGCAATTATTGGTGGAGGGAATTTAGGGAAATCGATAGCTAATGGACTACTAAACAGTGAGTTTCTTTCTGCAGAGAACCTTTATGTGACTCGTAGAAAGCTTGAAAAACTAAATGACCTAAAAGAAAGAGGCGTTAATACGACAAATGATAATGTTTTTGCTGCTCAACAAGCTAATCTCATTATTTTGGCAATCAAGCCCTTTCAAATTAAAGACGTATTGACGGAGCTTAATACTGTTCTTGACCCCAAAAAGCATGTTTTGGTATCTGTAGTTACAGGAGCAAGTCTTGAAGACATGCAGTCTGTAGTTGGAAAAGAGATTGGTTTATTCAGAGCAATGCCCAATACGGCGATTGCCATTAGTGAATCTATGACTTGTATCTCTACCAACAATACGAGTCCTGAGGAACAAGCCACTGTAGTAGATTTGTTCTCTCAATTAGGTAAAGCGGTTATCATTGATGATTCGCTTATGGCAGCCGCTACGGTTTTAGGAGCTTGTGGTATCGCTTATGCCATGCGATTTATCAGAGCTGCTTCACAAGGAGGTATAGAAATTGGTTTTGGAGCTGAAATCTCTCAATTGATTGCCTCTCAAACAGTAAAAGGTGCCGCATCATTATTATTGGAATCTGGACTACACCCAGAACAAGAGATTGATAAAGTAACTACGCCACAGGGTTGTACCATAGCAGGCTTAAATGAAATGGAACACCAAGGCTTTAGTTCATCTCTGATCAAAGGAGTGAAGACCTCTTTCAATAAAATTAGTGATATTGAAGAAGATGTTTAA
- the pfkA gene encoding 6-phosphofructokinase — translation MKKIAVFTSGGDAPGMNACVRAAVRSAIYNGVEVVGIIRGYKGMIEGDFQPLSSHSVSNIIQKGGTILKSARCEEFKTKEGRAKAYDQLVKNGIEGLIAIGGDGSFTGADLFLKDFDIPTIGCPGTIDNDLYGTDYTIGFDTAVNTALDAIDKIRDTADSHDRVFMIEVMGRNSGYIAVQSGIGGGAELVMIPEYQTTSEEVIHALSKGKENKKASSIVVVAEGKVAGRVHDIAKDVKEALPHFDIRVSTLGHIQRGGKPSALDRILASRMGVAAAEALLNGRKNEMVGIIDDKIVFTPFSDAISKSKPLNDDLVKMVNVLSI, via the coding sequence TTGAAAAAGATTGCTGTATTTACTTCAGGTGGTGATGCACCTGGTATGAACGCATGTGTTAGAGCTGCGGTAAGAAGTGCTATTTATAATGGTGTTGAGGTTGTGGGTATCATTAGAGGATACAAAGGGATGATCGAAGGAGATTTTCAACCTCTATCTTCTCACTCAGTAAGTAACATTATTCAGAAAGGTGGTACTATTTTGAAATCTGCGCGTTGCGAAGAATTCAAAACGAAAGAAGGAAGAGCGAAAGCTTATGACCAATTAGTAAAAAATGGAATCGAGGGATTGATTGCTATTGGTGGAGATGGTTCTTTCACTGGTGCTGATCTATTCTTGAAAGATTTCGACATTCCTACAATTGGATGTCCTGGTACGATTGACAATGACCTTTACGGTACTGATTATACGATTGGATTCGATACAGCTGTAAACACAGCCTTAGATGCTATCGATAAAATTAGAGATACGGCTGACTCTCACGACCGTGTATTCATGATTGAAGTTATGGGACGTAACTCAGGTTACATCGCTGTTCAATCTGGTATTGGTGGTGGAGCTGAGCTCGTAATGATCCCTGAATACCAAACTACTTCAGAGGAAGTAATCCATGCTTTATCGAAAGGTAAAGAAAATAAGAAAGCTTCATCTATCGTAGTTGTGGCTGAAGGTAAAGTAGCTGGACGTGTTCATGATATCGCTAAAGATGTGAAAGAAGCACTTCCTCACTTCGATATTCGTGTGTCTACGCTTGGTCACATCCAAAGAGGTGGCAAGCCATCTGCACTAGACCGTATTTTGGCTTCTCGTATGGGTGTTGCTGCTGCAGAAGCACTATTGAACGGACGTAAGAATGAAATGGTTGGTATCATCGATGATAAAATCGTATTTACTCCATTCTCTGATGCAATTTCTAAGAGCAAGCCATTGAATGATGACCTTGTGAAAATGGTAAACGTTCTTTCTATCTAA
- the arsA gene encoding arsenical pump-driving ATPase — MLEFLNHPTKFYFFTGKGGVGKTSLSCATALKLAREGKKTLLISTDPASNLGQVFQQKIDGHIVEISQVPNLSAVNIDPELASENYREHILKPFEDKISEAQLRRMREKLSGTCTTEIASFDRFTQFLADPEMSKTYDHIIFDTAPTGHTLRLLELPAAWDNFITDNPDTNTCAGPTSGLKVNQQWYKQSISTLKNSDLTTLVLVTRPDRAANFEAEKTSIALAERGIENQYLIVNGVFESENKMDSLAVQYHDVVAQQLDDMPSHLKTLSSEQTPLLAYDIVGVPQIEAFLYHQVSMTDHIQEHDKNEMPKVTELVEELASQDHGLVMMMGKGGVGKTSMAVELATSLAEKGIKVHLSTTDPASHIHLMLDRQYENLEVSSVNPKEEVERHIQKELKIKGRGLSEDQLALLEEDLRSPCTEEVAVFNAFSALIREARRKVVILDTAPTGHTLLLMEQTRDYHQMVKKSRTGNTDKITTPFMRLQDKNYTKVVVVTLAENTPVQEAIQLTKDLKRAAITPYACIINKSLLNLDTSEKVLLARAESENEKILMIQEGISDHVFTNDWQPMLIAK, encoded by the coding sequence ATGCTTGAATTTCTAAATCATCCTACGAAGTTTTATTTTTTTACAGGTAAAGGTGGTGTTGGTAAGACATCTTTGTCGTGTGCTACTGCTTTGAAATTAGCAAGAGAAGGAAAAAAGACTCTTCTTATTAGCACTGACCCCGCGAGTAACTTAGGGCAAGTTTTTCAACAAAAAATAGATGGCCATATTGTTGAAATTTCTCAAGTACCTAACCTATCGGCTGTAAATATTGACCCAGAGTTAGCTTCTGAAAATTATCGAGAGCATATTTTAAAGCCTTTTGAAGATAAAATATCTGAAGCACAACTTAGACGTATGAGGGAAAAACTCTCAGGAACTTGTACTACAGAAATAGCTTCATTTGACCGTTTTACTCAATTTTTGGCAGACCCTGAAATGAGTAAAACTTACGATCACATTATCTTTGATACAGCTCCAACAGGGCATACCTTACGATTGCTGGAATTACCAGCTGCTTGGGATAATTTTATCACAGACAATCCTGATACAAATACTTGTGCTGGGCCAACCTCAGGCTTGAAAGTGAACCAACAATGGTACAAGCAAAGTATTTCAACTTTAAAAAATAGCGACTTAACCACTCTAGTTTTAGTGACTAGACCAGATAGAGCCGCAAACTTTGAGGCTGAAAAGACAAGTATAGCTTTAGCTGAAAGAGGGATAGAAAATCAATATCTGATAGTGAATGGTGTTTTTGAGTCTGAAAATAAAATGGATTCTCTAGCTGTTCAATACCATGATGTTGTAGCTCAGCAGTTAGATGATATGCCTTCGCATTTGAAGACACTATCTTCTGAACAAACACCACTTTTGGCCTATGATATTGTTGGTGTTCCTCAGATTGAGGCCTTTTTATACCATCAGGTTAGTATGACTGACCATATCCAAGAACATGATAAAAACGAAATGCCTAAGGTTACAGAACTTGTGGAAGAATTAGCTTCTCAAGATCATGGATTGGTCATGATGATGGGTAAAGGTGGTGTCGGAAAAACAAGTATGGCAGTTGAATTAGCTACTTCTTTGGCCGAAAAAGGTATTAAAGTTCATCTTTCTACTACTGATCCTGCTTCACATATTCATTTGATGTTAGATCGTCAATATGAGAATCTTGAAGTATCATCGGTGAATCCGAAAGAAGAAGTTGAAAGACATATTCAAAAAGAGCTGAAAATAAAAGGACGAGGGCTATCTGAAGATCAATTGGCTTTGCTTGAAGAAGATTTAAGGTCTCCTTGTACAGAAGAAGTGGCTGTATTTAATGCTTTTAGCGCTCTGATCAGAGAAGCTAGAAGAAAAGTAGTAATACTTGATACAGCTCCGACAGGTCATACTTTACTTCTGATGGAGCAGACGCGTGATTATCATCAGATGGTGAAAAAGAGTAGGACAGGTAATACGGATAAAATCACGACTCCTTTTATGCGTCTTCAAGACAAAAACTATACAAAAGTAGTCGTAGTTACTTTGGCTGAAAACACTCCAGTTCAAGAAGCAATACAGTTAACGAAAGATTTAAAAAGAGCAGCTATTACACCTTATGCATGTATTATCAATAAGAGTTTATTGAATTTAGATACTTCAGAAAAGGTCTTATTGGCAAGAGCAGAAAGTGAAAATGAAAAAATTCTAATGATTCAAGAAGGAATTTCTGATCACGTTTTCACTAATGATTGGCAGCCTATGCTTATAGCTAAGTAA
- a CDS encoding nuclear transport factor 2 family protein, whose translation MIDTWHTLISSQKVVGISELLSENVMLHSPVAYRPIQGKHKVMMYLTASFYTFINDSFKYVREVRNGNTAFLEFEVVIDGTFVNGIDVIEWNEEGKITDFKVMVRPLRGVQTIHDKMNMMLESTI comes from the coding sequence ATGATCGACACTTGGCATACCCTTATCTCATCTCAAAAAGTGGTAGGTATTTCTGAATTACTCTCTGAAAATGTCATGCTCCACTCTCCTGTAGCTTACAGACCTATACAAGGCAAACATAAAGTAATGATGTACCTTACAGCGTCATTCTACACCTTTATCAATGACAGTTTCAAATATGTTCGCGAAGTAAGAAATGGCAATACTGCCTTTCTTGAATTTGAAGTAGTTATTGATGGTACTTTTGTAAATGGAATAGATGTGATTGAATGGAATGAGGAAGGAAAAATAACTGACTTTAAAGTAATGGTAAGGCCACTCAGAGGTGTTCAGACCATTCATGATAAAATGAACATGATGCTTGAAAGTACGATATAA
- a CDS encoding LruC domain-containing protein, with product MRKNYIFLLALAGGIVACEPQLDYNPDLQDEGTSFEDLRVDSNFNFETASGVQLYFTEENPTISASYTIYILDEARQMIEIGGGTAVNGVLDINMTLPTSTTEIYVERNQMGIVRGQTLDVLNRRVEHVFEADEIPNNVRIRTNSNARAATAGCSEVLYGVNGNGEFFTIASGDDTYDSSMLPDLVGGGSIACAVDRANRLVYYNTNTTLRTYDIDAGTFQEIHQGNPFGKQYPRMEFNNTNGLLYIAHNQKMHLINPINNEVVSSYDIVGLQDPVSGGDVAISLDGTIYMCCFSGLYRIDELNDSEGKAYTTRISAENLPFQPTSMAIDRNDRLYMGTNDSNSQLIEMDKADGAWTVRKTYNHKINDLGSLPCTEDELDQTDSDGDGVLDVNDDYPNDPDRATDIYGPSKLGWGSYGFEDLWPKKGDYDFNDLVVNYRYTLVANAQNQVKELWGKFRVKSLVGDLHNGFGVEIPVDASLVESVTGSRRTRSLTTLNDKGMEDGQGSRTVVIVFEDAYSHATQDNCNQEGEEIDIRIIFTEPIDGTPLTIANMNPFMFINADRSKEVHLADKLPTALADNSFFGTDDDDSDENASRYYKTANNHPWAIDIIHSFKPPRENRDITNSYHRFKNWAESSGIDTPDWYKDNQGYRNEENLCD from the coding sequence ATGAGAAAAAACTATATATTTCTACTTGCGCTAGCAGGTGGCATTGTGGCCTGTGAACCACAACTAGACTATAATCCAGACCTTCAAGATGAAGGAACTTCTTTTGAAGATTTAAGAGTGGATTCAAACTTTAATTTTGAAACAGCTTCAGGAGTTCAGCTTTATTTCACAGAAGAAAATCCAACAATTAGTGCAAGTTATACTATCTATATCCTCGATGAAGCACGTCAGATGATAGAGATTGGTGGCGGTACCGCTGTAAATGGTGTTTTGGATATAAACATGACTTTGCCAACGTCTACTACTGAAATTTATGTAGAAAGAAATCAAATGGGTATTGTGAGAGGGCAAACTCTCGATGTATTAAATCGAAGAGTAGAACACGTATTTGAGGCAGATGAAATTCCAAACAACGTAAGAATAAGAACAAACTCAAATGCTAGAGCTGCTACAGCAGGTTGCTCTGAGGTACTTTATGGCGTAAACGGTAATGGTGAATTTTTTACGATTGCGAGTGGTGATGACACCTATGATTCTTCAATGTTGCCTGATTTAGTAGGTGGAGGTTCAATAGCTTGTGCTGTAGATCGTGCAAACCGATTGGTGTATTATAATACAAATACAACGCTTCGTACCTATGATATTGATGCAGGTACTTTCCAAGAAATTCATCAAGGAAACCCATTCGGGAAGCAATATCCGAGAATGGAATTCAATAATACCAATGGGCTTCTGTATATCGCCCACAACCAAAAAATGCATTTAATCAATCCCATAAATAATGAAGTTGTAAGTTCATACGATATTGTCGGTTTGCAAGACCCTGTAAGTGGTGGTGATGTTGCGATTTCATTAGATGGAACAATTTATATGTGTTGTTTCTCTGGGCTTTATCGAATTGATGAATTGAATGATAGTGAAGGAAAAGCTTATACAACCCGTATTAGTGCAGAAAATCTTCCTTTCCAACCAACATCGATGGCTATAGACCGTAATGATCGATTGTACATGGGGACAAACGATAGCAATTCTCAATTAATTGAGATGGATAAAGCTGATGGGGCTTGGACAGTTAGAAAAACTTACAATCATAAAATCAATGATCTAGGTTCATTGCCATGTACTGAAGATGAGTTAGATCAAACGGATTCAGATGGAGATGGCGTTTTGGATGTTAATGATGATTATCCGAATGACCCAGATAGAGCAACAGATATTTATGGGCCAAGTAAATTGGGATGGGGTTCGTATGGTTTTGAAGATTTATGGCCTAAGAAAGGAGATTATGATTTCAATGATTTGGTGGTGAATTATAGATATACGCTTGTTGCAAATGCACAAAACCAAGTAAAAGAGCTTTGGGGTAAATTTAGAGTGAAATCATTAGTGGGCGATCTTCATAATGGTTTTGGAGTTGAGATACCTGTAGATGCAAGTTTAGTAGAATCTGTGACAGGCTCAAGAAGAACAAGAAGTCTAACTACCTTGAATGATAAGGGTATGGAAGATGGTCAAGGAAGCCGAACCGTTGTAATTGTTTTTGAGGATGCTTATAGCCATGCTACACAAGACAATTGTAATCAGGAAGGAGAGGAGATTGATATTAGAATTATCTTCACAGAACCAATAGATGGGACACCGCTTACCATTGCTAATATGAATCCATTTATGTTTATCAATGCCGACCGTTCTAAAGAGGTCCATCTTGCAGATAAACTGCCGACTGCTTTAGCTGATAATAGCTTCTTTGGCACAGATGATGATGACTCAGATGAGAATGCCTCACGATATTATAAAACGGCAAATAATCACCCTTGGGCTATTGATATTATTCATAGCTTTAAACCGCCAAGAGAAAATCGAGATATAACAAACAGTTATCACCGATTTAAAAATTGGGCTGAATCTAGCGGTATAGATACCCCTGATTGGTATAAAGACAATCAAGGATATCGAAATGAAGAGAACTTGTGTGATTAG
- the rimO gene encoding 30S ribosomal protein S12 methylthiotransferase RimO encodes MKTKTLKKNKVNIITLGCSKNLVDSEVIMTQLKGNNIEVEHESTDDDSGIVLINTCGFIDAAKQESIDTILRYADAKREGLVDKLYVSGCLSERYKADLVNEIPEVDAFFGTRDVPNLLRALNADYKKELLGERLLATDHHYAYLKIAEGCDRPCSFCAIPIMRGKHISKPIEELVSETKSLVVKGTKEILLIAQDLTYYGLDIYKERKLADLMRALSDIEGLEWIRLHYAYPSGFPMDVLDVMNERDNVCNYLDIPLQTGSNNVLKLMRRGITREKTEELVAAIREKVPNITLRTTLIAGHPGETEEDHQETIEFVRKMRFDRLGVFPYSHEDGTHSFTYEDKLTGEEKQARANEIMDVQEEISREINESKVGNRYKVLFDKIEGGYFVGRTEADSPEVDNEVLVEVNDDTFIRIGDFAEVEIVDASEFDLYGELVK; translated from the coding sequence TTGAAAACCAAGACACTTAAAAAGAATAAAGTCAATATCATTACTTTAGGTTGTTCTAAAAACTTAGTAGACTCTGAAGTAATCATGACACAGTTGAAAGGAAACAACATTGAAGTAGAGCACGAATCTACCGATGATGATTCTGGAATTGTATTGATTAATACTTGTGGTTTTATTGATGCCGCAAAACAAGAGTCAATTGATACAATTCTTCGTTATGCCGATGCGAAAAGAGAAGGTTTAGTAGATAAACTTTATGTTTCAGGTTGTTTGTCAGAACGCTATAAAGCTGATTTGGTAAATGAGATTCCTGAAGTTGATGCTTTCTTTGGTACAAGAGATGTTCCTAATCTTCTTCGTGCCCTAAATGCAGATTATAAAAAAGAACTTTTAGGAGAACGTCTTTTGGCTACAGATCACCATTATGCATATTTGAAGATTGCAGAAGGCTGTGATAGACCATGTTCTTTCTGTGCAATTCCTATCATGAGAGGTAAGCACATTTCTAAGCCAATCGAAGAATTGGTTTCTGAAACAAAGAGCTTAGTGGTTAAAGGAACGAAAGAAATTCTTCTGATTGCACAAGACTTGACATACTACGGTCTAGATATTTACAAAGAGCGTAAACTAGCAGATTTGATGCGTGCCCTTTCAGATATTGAAGGTTTGGAATGGATCAGATTGCATTATGCTTATCCTTCAGGTTTCCCGATGGATGTCTTGGATGTGATGAACGAGCGAGACAATGTATGTAACTATTTGGATATTCCACTTCAAACAGGTTCTAACAATGTGTTAAAACTGATGAGAAGAGGTATCACCAGAGAGAAAACAGAAGAGTTGGTTGCGGCTATTCGTGAGAAAGTGCCAAATATCACACTTCGTACAACATTGATTGCTGGTCACCCAGGTGAAACAGAGGAAGATCATCAAGAAACAATCGAGTTTGTTCGTAAGATGCGTTTCGATCGTTTGGGTGTTTTCCCTTATTCTCATGAAGATGGAACACATTCATTTACTTATGAGGATAAGTTGACAGGCGAAGAAAAACAAGCTCGTGCCAATGAAATCATGGATGTTCAAGAAGAAATTTCTCGTGAAATCAATGAAAGTAAAGTTGGTAATCGTTACAAAGTCCTTTTCGATAAAATAGAAGGAGGATATTTTGTAGGAAGAACAGAAGCTGATTCTCCAGAAGTTGATAATGAAGTTTTGGTAGAAGTGAATGATGACACTTTTATCAGAATCGGTGATTTTGCTGAGGTAGAAATCGTTGATGCTTCTGAGTTTGACCTTTACGGTGAATTAGTGAAGTAA
- a CDS encoding NAD-dependent epimerase/dehydratase family protein produces the protein MEELKKTALVIGATGLVGKNLVQLLLHDAAYDKVIVFARRSTNIGHSKLQEHIVDFDHIESWKELLKGDVLFSAMGTTIKKAGSKDVQYKIDYTYQYDVAKAASEQGVNQYVLVSSSGANAKSPIFYARMKGELDEAVIKLNFEKVAIIRPSVLVGEREERRFGEMIGIKLGKVLSAILPPIAKYKPIRGETVAQAMINSLKVPTDKKLLVYELDSVFTLAKIHSV, from the coding sequence ATGGAAGAATTGAAAAAAACAGCCTTGGTGATTGGTGCTACGGGTTTGGTTGGAAAAAATCTTGTTCAACTATTATTGCATGACGCAGCATATGATAAAGTAATAGTTTTTGCAAGAAGGTCTACTAACATTGGACATTCTAAGCTGCAAGAGCACATTGTAGATTTTGACCATATTGAGAGTTGGAAAGAATTACTAAAAGGTGATGTACTTTTTTCGGCAATGGGGACTACAATCAAAAAAGCAGGAAGCAAAGACGTGCAGTACAAAATAGATTACACTTATCAGTATGATGTAGCAAAAGCGGCATCAGAACAAGGAGTCAATCAATATGTATTGGTCTCATCTTCTGGCGCTAATGCTAAATCTCCAATTTTTTATGCTCGCATGAAAGGTGAATTAGATGAAGCGGTAATCAAACTCAATTTTGAAAAGGTAGCGATCATCCGACCATCAGTCTTGGTAGGTGAACGTGAAGAAAGAAGATTTGGAGAAATGATTGGAATTAAATTGGGGAAAGTTCTTTCTGCCATTCTTCCTCCAATAGCCAAATACAAACCAATCAGAGGCGAAACCGTTGCTCAAGCCATGATCAATAGCTTAAAAGTACCTACAGATAAAAAATTATTGGTTTATGAATTAGATAGTGTTTTTACACTCGCTAAGATTCATTCAGTCTAA
- the hpt gene encoding hypoxanthine phosphoribosyltransferase, translating to MRVWDKEFVPYISKEKLHNRVQEMGKQLTADYEGEKPVFISILNGAFMFTSDLLKETKLECEVTFAKMSSYEGTESTGTVRTLIGVDNNIKGKHVIIVEDIVDTGRTMKKMIEDIEALEPASIKVVTLLSKPDARVVEVPVDYVGFEIDNLFVVGYGLDYDELGRNIDEILIVKE from the coding sequence ATGAGAGTTTGGGATAAGGAATTTGTTCCGTATATCAGTAAAGAAAAACTTCATAACCGTGTCCAAGAAATGGGAAAACAGCTTACTGCTGATTATGAAGGAGAAAAGCCTGTTTTCATCAGTATCCTTAACGGTGCATTTATGTTTACTTCAGACTTGTTGAAGGAAACTAAATTGGAGTGTGAAGTTACTTTCGCTAAAATGTCTTCTTACGAAGGAACTGAAAGTACAGGGACAGTTCGTACTCTGATCGGTGTTGATAATAATATCAAAGGAAAGCACGTAATCATTGTAGAAGACATTGTTGATACGGGTCGTACAATGAAGAAAATGATTGAAGATATTGAGGCTTTAGAGCCTGCTTCTATCAAAGTAGTAACTTTGCTTTCTAAACCTGATGCAAGAGTTGTAGAAGTACCAGTTGACTATGTTGGTTTCGAAATCGACAACCTATTTGTAGTAGGCTATGGCTTAGACTACGACGAATTAGGAAGAAACATCGACGAGATTTTAATCGTTAAAGAATAA